The Candidatus Accumulibacter similis genome has a segment encoding these proteins:
- a CDS encoding phage portal protein: MSFWTRIKASFASLPIYDGTGSGRRTLAWMPGNPGAIAALLSTQTELRAKSRDLVRRNPWAAAALDAFVANAIGTGIKPQSMVTDVVLRERLQALFRDWTEEADAAGLTDFYGLQALACRAMLEGGEALLRLRYRRIEDGLVVPLQLQVLEPEHLPVTLNTVAESGNVVRAGIEFNRLGQRVAYHLYRSHPEDGALSPMSGAGGLDTVRVPAGEIIHLYRPLRPGQIRGEPWLARALVKLHELDQYDDAELVRKKTAAMFAGFITRQSPEDNLMGEGLADAAGVALAGLEPGTLQILEPGEDIKFSDPADLGGSYSEFLRNQFRAVAAAIGITYEQLTGDLTGVNYSSIRAGLLEFRRRCEMLQHGVIVHQLCRPVWRAWLEQAVLAGRIDAPGFAREPRPYLTAKWIPQGWQWVDPQKEFNALKLAIRAGLTSRSEAISSFGYDAEDIDREIAADNARADALGLRFDSDPRYDNQNEPAVAPAPPPDPQES; this comes from the coding sequence ATGAGCTTCTGGACGCGGATCAAGGCCAGCTTCGCGAGCCTGCCGATCTACGACGGCACCGGCAGCGGGCGGCGCACGCTCGCCTGGATGCCCGGCAACCCGGGGGCGATTGCCGCCCTGCTGTCGACGCAGACGGAACTGCGCGCCAAGAGTCGCGATCTCGTGCGCCGCAATCCCTGGGCCGCGGCGGCGCTGGATGCCTTCGTCGCCAACGCCATCGGCACCGGCATCAAGCCGCAGTCGATGGTCACCGACGTTGTTCTGCGCGAGCGCTTGCAGGCACTCTTCCGGGACTGGACCGAAGAGGCCGACGCCGCCGGACTCACCGATTTCTACGGCCTGCAGGCGCTCGCCTGCCGGGCGATGCTCGAAGGCGGTGAAGCGCTGCTCCGTCTGCGCTACCGCCGCATCGAGGACGGCCTGGTGGTCCCGCTCCAGCTGCAGGTGCTCGAACCGGAGCATCTGCCAGTCACGCTCAACACCGTCGCCGAGAGCGGTAACGTCGTGCGCGCCGGCATCGAGTTCAATCGGCTTGGGCAGCGGGTGGCGTACCACCTGTACCGTTCGCACCCCGAAGACGGAGCGCTGTCGCCGATGTCGGGTGCCGGTGGACTCGACACCGTGCGCGTGCCGGCCGGCGAGATCATCCATCTCTACCGGCCGCTGCGACCCGGCCAGATCCGCGGCGAGCCCTGGCTCGCACGGGCGCTGGTCAAGCTCCACGAACTCGACCAGTACGACGACGCCGAACTGGTGCGCAAGAAGACGGCCGCGATGTTCGCCGGCTTCATCACGCGCCAGAGTCCCGAAGACAACCTGATGGGCGAAGGCCTGGCCGACGCCGCCGGTGTGGCGCTCGCCGGGCTCGAACCCGGCACGCTGCAGATCCTCGAGCCCGGCGAAGACATCAAGTTCTCCGACCCGGCCGACCTCGGCGGCAGCTACAGTGAGTTCCTGCGCAATCAGTTCCGCGCGGTGGCCGCCGCGATCGGCATCACCTACGAGCAACTGACCGGCGATCTCACCGGGGTGAACTACTCCAGCATCCGCGCCGGCCTCCTCGAATTCCGCCGGCGATGCGAGATGCTGCAGCACGGCGTGATCGTGCACCAGCTCTGCCGGCCGGTGTGGCGCGCGTGGCTGGAGCAGGCGGTGTTGGCCGGGCGAATCGACGCGCCGGGGTTTGCCCGGGAGCCGCGCCCCTACCTCACGGCGAAGTGGATCCCGCAAGGCTGGCAGTGGGTCGATCCGCAGAAAGAGTTCAACGCCCTGAAGCTCGCCATCCGGGCGGGGCTCACGAGCCGCTCGGAAGCAATCTCGTCGTTTGGTTACGACGCCGAGGACATCGACCGCGAGATTGCCGCCGACAACGCCCGGGCGGATGCGCTGGGACTGCGGTTCGACAGCGACCCGCGCTACGACAACCAGAACGAGCCGGCGGTGGCTCCGGCGCCGCCACCCGATCCACAGGAATCCTGA
- a CDS encoding S49 family peptidase has product MPLVHLASRLYGTPLLLAQAKLDVLLAVLGARIGWPEPHAAVALPSPRVAPDAPPGIAVIPVYGTLVRRTLGLEAASGLTSYGEIGSLLDAAVANPEVTGILLDVDSPGGEAGGVFELGQRICSANAVKPVWAIAADSAFSGAYVLASAASRVYVTQTGGVGSIGVIALHVDQSARDAQQGYRYTAITAGEQKNDFSPHEPLHPAAHGRLQTEVDRLYGIFIDHVATMRDLDAAVVRATQAGLYFGPEALNAGLADGQGSFDEAVTDFGVFLAARRSPGRSLTAGRSLLASSLLSQEVSTMTDRITPDVPQQPAAPAAPTTSPDTRETPDAAAVQSAIDATRAEALAIAELCQLAGYPQRIVTFLAQGASAAEVRRALLAARAEGLEIDSRLAPDAPAREAHPDHNPLIQAVKKLTGKD; this is encoded by the coding sequence ATGCCGCTCGTACACCTGGCGTCCCGTCTCTATGGGACGCCGCTCTTGCTCGCTCAGGCCAAGCTCGACGTCCTGCTCGCCGTGCTCGGAGCGCGCATCGGTTGGCCCGAACCGCACGCAGCCGTCGCACTCCCTTCGCCGCGAGTAGCGCCCGACGCGCCGCCCGGCATTGCCGTGATTCCGGTCTATGGCACGCTGGTGCGCCGGACGCTGGGGCTCGAAGCCGCCTCGGGCCTGACGTCCTACGGTGAGATTGGGTCGCTCCTGGACGCCGCGGTGGCCAACCCCGAGGTGACCGGCATCCTGCTCGACGTCGACTCTCCCGGCGGCGAGGCGGGTGGGGTCTTCGAGCTCGGGCAACGAATCTGCTCGGCGAACGCCGTCAAGCCGGTCTGGGCGATCGCCGCCGACTCGGCCTTCTCGGGGGCCTACGTCCTCGCCTCGGCCGCCTCCCGGGTGTACGTCACCCAGACCGGCGGCGTCGGCTCGATCGGCGTCATCGCGCTGCACGTCGACCAATCGGCGCGCGATGCCCAGCAGGGCTACCGCTACACGGCGATCACCGCCGGCGAGCAGAAGAACGACTTCTCGCCGCACGAACCGCTTCACCCGGCCGCGCATGGCCGACTGCAGACCGAAGTCGACCGGCTGTACGGGATCTTCATCGATCACGTCGCGACGATGCGTGACCTCGATGCGGCCGTCGTGCGCGCCACCCAGGCCGGACTGTACTTCGGTCCCGAAGCGCTGAACGCCGGTCTGGCCGACGGCCAGGGCAGCTTCGACGAGGCGGTCACCGACTTCGGCGTGTTTCTGGCTGCTCGTCGTTCGCCGGGGCGCTCGCTCACGGCCGGCCGATCGCTCCTTGCTTCTTCCCTTCTCTCCCAGGAGGTTTCCACCATGACCGACCGCATCACCCCAGACGTCCCGCAGCAGCCCGCGGCACCAGCCGCACCCACCACGTCCCCCGACACGCGAGAGACGCCCGACGCCGCCGCCGTCCAGTCGGCCATCGACGCTACGCGCGCCGAGGCCCTGGCGATCGCCGAACTGTGCCAATTGGCAGGTTATCCGCAGCGCATCGTGACCTTCCTGGCGCAAGGAGCCAGTGCCGCGGAGGTGCGCCGCGCGCTCCTGGCGGCACGCGCCGAGGGTCTCGAAATCGACTCGCGCCTCGCTCCGGATGCCCCGGCTCGCGAAGCCCATCCCGACCACAACCCGCTGATCCAGGCGGTCAAGAAACTCACCGGAAAGGACTGA
- a CDS encoding elements of external origin has translation MGLSIRAYARHRGVSDTAVHKAIRAGRITPEADGTVDPDRADRDWARNSETPRAGTTRRAETVAVREPASEAATPTFAAGGTSLLQARTVNEVVKAQTNKVRLAQLKGDLIDRAQALAQVFKLARAERDAWLNWPARVSAQMASQLGVDPHDLHIALDGAVRQHLQELGELRPRVD, from the coding sequence ATGGGGCTGTCGATTCGCGCCTACGCCCGGCACCGTGGGGTTTCGGACACGGCCGTCCACAAGGCCATCCGCGCCGGGCGGATCACGCCGGAGGCCGACGGCACCGTCGATCCCGACCGCGCCGACCGGGATTGGGCGAGGAATTCGGAGACGCCCCGCGCGGGCACGACGCGACGGGCCGAGACGGTCGCCGTGCGGGAACCCGCAAGCGAAGCAGCGACGCCGACGTTCGCCGCGGGCGGCACGTCGCTGCTCCAGGCACGAACCGTCAACGAGGTCGTCAAGGCGCAGACCAACAAGGTGCGGCTGGCGCAACTCAAGGGCGACCTGATCGACCGCGCGCAGGCCCTCGCCCAAGTCTTCAAGCTGGCACGGGCCGAGCGCGATGCCTGGCTCAACTGGCCGGCGCGCGTCTCGGCGCAGATGGCCTCGCAGCTCGGGGTCGATCCCCACGACCTGCACATCGCGCTCGACGGCGCGGTGCGCCAGCACTTGCAGGAGCTGGGCGAACTTCGTCCGCGGGTGGACTGA
- a CDS encoding phage terminase large subunit family protein — MVEWDYDGALDIERVWREGLMPDPLLTVSEWADRHRMLSSKASAEPGRWRTSRTPYLKAIMDCLSPTSPVERIVFMKGAQLGATEMGNNWIGYVIHHAPGPMMAVSPTVDMAKRNSKQRIDPLIEESPVLAERIAPARSRDAGNTILAKEFRGGVLVMTGANSAVGLRSMPVRYLFLDEVDGYPTDVDGEGDAISLAEARTRTFARRKIFIVSTPTIAGASAIEREYEASDQRRYFLPCPHCGHRQWLRFEQLRWEKGRPETAAYVCESCEQPIAEHHKARMLEQGEWRALAPASGKTAGFHLSSLYSPIGWRSWREIAAAWESAVRQESGSSAAIKTFKNTELGETWVEEGEAPDWQRLLERREDYPIGRIPAGGLLLVGGADVQKDRIEASIWSFGRGKESWLVEHRVLMGDTARDTVWKQLGALINETWTHASGAQVPLARFALDTGFATQEAYAFVRACHDPRLMAVKGIARGAALIGTPTAVEVSLGGKRLRRGIKLFSVVGGIAKLELYNNLKKTPEVSEDGSTVRYPAGYVHLPKVDAEYLQQLCAEQLVTRRDRRGFAVREWQKMRERNDGLDALVYARAAAAAAGLDRFEERHWRELERQLGLAPPDEPRSTLPTPDPEATPSGGLAASGTRRTTRRVIRSRWLN; from the coding sequence ATGGTTGAATGGGACTACGACGGCGCACTCGACATCGAGCGAGTCTGGCGCGAAGGCTTGATGCCCGACCCGCTGCTCACCGTGTCCGAGTGGGCCGACCGCCACCGGATGCTCTCCAGCAAGGCCTCGGCGGAACCAGGCCGCTGGCGCACGAGCCGCACGCCGTATCTGAAGGCGATCATGGACTGCCTGTCGCCGACCTCGCCGGTCGAGCGGATCGTCTTCATGAAGGGCGCACAGCTGGGCGCGACGGAGATGGGCAACAACTGGATCGGCTACGTGATCCACCACGCGCCCGGTCCGATGATGGCCGTCTCGCCGACCGTCGATATGGCGAAGCGCAACTCGAAGCAGCGTATCGACCCGCTGATCGAGGAATCGCCGGTCCTGGCCGAGCGGATCGCGCCAGCCCGCAGCCGCGATGCCGGCAACACGATCCTGGCGAAGGAATTCCGCGGTGGCGTGCTGGTGATGACCGGCGCCAACAGTGCGGTCGGGCTGCGCTCGATGCCGGTCCGCTACCTCTTTCTCGACGAGGTCGATGGCTATCCGACCGACGTCGACGGCGAGGGCGATGCCATCTCGTTGGCCGAAGCCCGTACCCGCACCTTTGCGCGCCGCAAGATCTTCATCGTCTCGACGCCGACGATCGCCGGGGCGAGCGCGATCGAACGCGAGTATGAAGCCAGCGACCAGCGGCGCTACTTCCTGCCGTGCCCGCACTGCGGTCATCGCCAATGGTTGCGCTTCGAGCAACTGCGCTGGGAGAAGGGCCGGCCGGAGACCGCGGCCTACGTCTGCGAGTCCTGCGAACAACCCATCGCCGAGCATCACAAGGCGCGCATGCTGGAGCAAGGCGAGTGGCGGGCGCTGGCACCCGCGAGCGGCAAGACCGCCGGTTTTCACCTCTCCAGTCTGTACAGCCCGATCGGCTGGCGCAGCTGGCGGGAGATCGCCGCCGCCTGGGAGAGTGCGGTGCGCCAGGAGTCCGGTTCCTCGGCAGCGATCAAGACGTTCAAGAACACCGAACTCGGCGAGACCTGGGTCGAGGAAGGCGAAGCGCCGGACTGGCAGCGGTTGCTGGAGCGTCGGGAGGACTACCCGATCGGCCGCATCCCCGCCGGCGGCCTGCTGCTGGTGGGTGGCGCCGACGTGCAGAAGGATCGCATCGAAGCGTCGATCTGGTCCTTCGGCCGCGGCAAGGAGTCGTGGCTCGTCGAGCACCGCGTGCTGATGGGCGACACCGCCCGCGACACCGTCTGGAAACAGCTCGGCGCACTGATCAACGAAACCTGGACGCACGCCTCGGGCGCGCAGGTGCCGCTCGCCCGATTCGCGCTGGACACCGGCTTCGCGACGCAGGAAGCGTATGCCTTCGTCCGCGCCTGCCACGATCCGCGACTGATGGCGGTCAAGGGTATCGCCCGTGGCGCGGCCCTGATCGGCACACCGACGGCGGTGGAAGTGTCGCTGGGTGGCAAGCGGCTGCGTCGCGGCATCAAGCTGTTCTCGGTCGTTGGCGGCATCGCGAAGCTGGAGCTGTACAACAACCTGAAGAAGACGCCGGAGGTCTCCGAAGACGGGAGCACCGTGCGCTACCCCGCGGGCTACGTCCATCTGCCGAAGGTCGACGCCGAGTACTTGCAGCAGCTCTGTGCCGAGCAGCTGGTCACCCGTCGCGACCGCAGAGGCTTTGCGGTGCGCGAGTGGCAGAAGATGCGCGAGCGGAACGATGGTTTGGATGCCCTGGTTTACGCGCGCGCCGCCGCTGCCGCCGCCGGTCTCGACCGCTTCGAAGAACGGCACTGGCGCGAACTCGAACGACAGCTGGGTCTCGCGCCGCCCGACGAACCGCGCAGTACTCTGCCGACCCCGGACCCCGAGGCCACCCCCAGCGGTGGCCTCGCCGCTTCTGGGACCCGACGGACCACCCGGCGCGTCATCCGCAGCCGCTGGCTCAATTGA